From Melospiza melodia melodia isolate bMelMel2 chromosome 2, bMelMel2.pri, whole genome shotgun sequence:
GATATCAATCCTTTTGGGGAGTAAAGAAACCAAGGAGTAATCTTAGAAGGTAACACACCTTATAATTCAAGTGCCTTATAAGGTTGCAGCAAAGATGAATCAAACATACTGTGCCTTATACttgcctgcagcagctctgaaaaatcatttttcttttgtgtatttaaaaaaatcagcatttcgGCTTTAAATTTTGTTTTGGAAATATATGAATCTTGGTTTACCAACTTTAAttgtctccttctccttttctccaaaGTACAGCTCTGATTCAAAGTGGGAATGCAACTTTTTCTCCTGCTTTAGGAGGCATCCAACTCACTCTGCCCTCTACCACAGGGCATCAAGTCAGAAAGACACCTTAGTCAGAAAGATTGCTGTTTTGCAGGTGCTATTTGAAAAACAGGCcttgaaatatattttctttagtATAAATGGGGTTTCCACCTTCTTGACTCAATTGTGGGGCATTTGCATTGAAGTGGCATCAGCTGGCACTGTTGAATGCCTCTACTGTCACAAAACATAAGGCAATGCATGAAGTATTTTCCTTTACATCTCTACTCCTTTTCTGCTGGCAGGGAAAAGCAAACTGAGTTCAGAGCTGGTAGGACTTGAACAGTGATGTGCTCAAAAAAAGTCATTTGCTGCTTTAAAGTTTAGGTTCACTCAACCTGCATTTTcacagcagaaaatcttggcaGATGGAAGCAGTCATTTAAAGTTCATTTTGCTCACTTAGCCTTATCAGCAAAATGGCAGCATCCATGTGAGGTCTAAATGACTCAGTGGtgagcctggcactgccctggacTAGGTGTGGTGGATCATGGCTTTGTGCATTGTTACACTGCACAGCTGCTGCAgtgtatatacacatatatatacattatatatacacacatacacaccatTATGTCAGGACAAAATTGAAGCCTGCTGTCACAGCAATATCCAACACAGACATTGTCAAAGTAGACCATTTCCAAGCTGTTTTAACCTTTCTCTCCACTAGCTCTTTACCCAGCTATTCATTTACAGGCTACATGCAGTCCCTTGCACAACTCTCTCCTTAGgtgttctgcagagcagccagatcAGAACAGATTTTGTGAATTCTCTTTTATGCAGGACATTACTGTCAGTATTTTTGTTCTCTGGGAGGTTTGAATAtgaggaaggccttttttacatTAATTTATTTTGGGAACACATGAattggggagaaaaggaaaaaaaattgttgatTGCCTACCTGGACAAACAAAGGTAGAAAATACCTCTGCTGCAATCTGTGACAGTACATGAGTCACTGTGAGGAAGAAGGTTTGACTTGTCTATAGAAACAGTTGGCAGCTCCCAAGTTTCACCTTTAATGTCATCAGAGCTGACATTCCCTTGGGAGGTTTGCCTTGCAGAGTTGCTCTCTTGGTCCCTGTGCAGTCCCAGGCAGAGAGCAGCCTGCTGGTAGGTGCTTGAGCTGATGTGACTGTCCTTGCAGACAAACCTACCAGAGACTTCTGAGAGAAGCCTGCTCACTGGAGCGTGGCTGTGGTGTGATTTAGCCTGCAGTAGTGCAGTAATTTATGTAGCTATATTGTCACACTGTGTACAGAGCCTGAGAAGTGTCTCCTATTTACTGCAATTGAAGCACTTATCCTTGTTTCAGCAGTAAACTTAACAGCAGCTAAAAATAGAAGCTATCGAGCTTCACAGTAAGCAAAAGGAATGAGGTGCATGAGATAATGATCTTCAGTCCTGCAGAGCACCTCAGCAGTCCTTGACTCCTTTAAAAGTGTCTGTGTTAAGGctgaacttttctccttttccagacCCAGCCATGCTACTGGGAGTCATGACTGCCCGTCCCCTGGAGGTTTTTTCCCCACCAGTGAACTACAGCTCCATAATCATCCCCTAATCTACTTTGGCACTTTGAAATCAGCTAGTTTAGCCCAAAGTAAATTAGGAGATGTGGTGGATGAGCAGGCGAGGTAGGAAGGCAACCAAACATCTATATTAAGGAGAGAGAGGAGGGGACAAAAAGATACCTGCTCTCCAAGTCACTGAAACTGTGAGACTGTCACTCTTGCTGTTGGAGATGGAAAGCCTTGAACACTTCAATTTCCCAATTTTTACCTTCAGCTGCTTCATTTTTTATTGAACATGTAGTTATACTGAAGAGCTTCTGCTTGTGTGTGATAAGCTCATCTTGGGCTAGAGAGGGAAGAGCTTCTGAGAACAAGAATTAAAAATGCTCTGACAGAGcaaaaaagataatttttaatCCACTCCTTCAGATGTATATGTGTAAGTGGTAGACACATCTTGTTCTTTCACTGATGTGGAAGAAGAGAATTTGTGCAGCGTGTTTGTACTTTTTACCCATGTTGGAGAGTTGGGATGTCATGAATCTATGTCACAAAATACTTATTTTGTGTGAACCACCTTGTGTTGTGTAACTTTTGGGGTTGAATTAACCACACATATGTGAAACCAGGGTGCTTTGCCATGATTGATCACTACCTACTGGCAACCTGTAAAATTTGGCCTTTGACAACAGTGCAGAAGAAGAGAAATTAAACTAGAAAACATCTCAAAAGGTATGCGGCAGTGCTTCTGAAAGACATATCTGATGGATGGTCCTTCAACAAAGTTTTAAATATCCATAAGATATTTTAAATACCCACAAGGCATCATAAAtactattttttatttatacatcTGCTTTTTTGCCACAGCAGACAATGTCAGCCCACTGTCTGCTCCTCTCCAGCCTATGATTCACAGTACCCACAGATCTTTCTCTACAAAACTGCTACCTGTAGGGGGATAGGATATAAGAAAATAatggtagtatagaaagtaatcttacccctaaggagtcgCAGCTGggctaattattaaagattaggagcaggcctgactttaacaggccacagctgtagccaataagaagaagagtgctataaaagagtggattggttcgTTGAGAGGGGGAATTGCAGTTATTGGGCCTCTGTGAGAAGGAGGATGAGTcggtgctctgaggagctgcctatgagaaacaGTAAGGAGGTATAAAACTCTAGCAATAAGGAGAAAacaatatggaacctttgcaattTAATGACAGCAGGTACCTAAATAatggtttccttttttttctctatttgtgCTTGCACAATTCATTATTTATACTTAAACATAGAAATTTGCACCTGTCACTGTTTAGTGGCAGCCTGTGTCTCTGCAGATCATAGCTGTAATTTGTCAGCTTAATTTTGTCCTCTCAGTTTCAAGTAAATATGTAAATAGAAGAACTAAATTTTATTTCATCATCCAGTTTGATAATGAAAACACTAAATACTCCTGAAGCCAGGAGAGACTGGTCAAATCCCCACTCTGTGGCTCCCTCTACTCTGATAGTAAATCACTAATATCTTGACTCAGCATTAGCTCTGGAACTAGCAAAAGTAGTTTCCTCCAGACTGTTTCCTTAATTTACACACAAGAGTATCTCAGGTAACGAAAACTTCTTCTGCAGTCAAGGCATGTGACATCATGTGTGAACCTATTAATTTGTGGTAGTAGGAAATGAGAATGATCTGGGATTATACACAGTTGATACATTCATAGAGGCTGGTACTCATCTATAATAATTTTCTATAGGCTAAtatgatttaatttattttttctccatttttccacaTATGTATGTTTATAAATTTAGATATACTTACATAGCCTTGTAGTGACCATCTATGTCCTCCTCTCCTAGTCTTCCTATCCTCCCCTAGGCCAGCTCTGAGGTTTTGCCATTAAATTGCTCAGTCCCCTATGATGAAGTTCATTGAACTTCCATCCAATTTGAAAACATCTGATTTATCTAGGAGCGTTCTAGGTGTGCAATTGAGTGGTTTCAGCAATCATGGCAACATGTGCAGTGTTTTACTTAGGCTGTAATAAACAAAGCACTACATCAGTGGCAACACTGAAATCAATGAAAGTTGTTCTCATGTCCAGACTAAGCTCTCAATGTTTCTCTAATCAATAGCAAAGCCTGGAATTAGAGAACCCTGTGTTTCCCAAATGTCTTTGGGAACATTCTGGCTGGATGgttttaaattttgcctttaggGTGGCTTACAgtcttgtcttttccctcctctttcttTGGTTGCTAGGAGAGATGTATATAAACCTGTTTCCAGGAAAGCTTTTTGACTAGTCctctgctgcagggagagggCAAAGTCAGATGCAATTCTTGCTGTCATACCAACACAACTGTCTTAGGAGCTTAGAGCACCAAAGCCATCCTGGGTTTGCTGGAATTTACTTCAAGGGACTCCACAACTTTAAGCTGACTTGCTCATATAGTTTTTGCTCCTGGATGTATTTGCTCCACTTAGATCTTGAAGGAGAGAGCATGGCTTGCTGGAAGTTGTCCCCCACCACAATATAAAGCAATATGTTGCCACATGTACTGAGTGCAGCTGGTGGCTGAGAGACACAGTAGGCAGAGTGGATTTATTCTCCGTGTGATAGCTGATGGACACAACTGTAGTTAACCTGAGCAGTTGCCTAAGATTGGAAGAAAAACTTTCCCAACAGTGTTAGAATTGATAACATGAGGAGCAGTCTTTCATTAAAAGTTCTAATATTGTTGGGAAAGTTTTTCGTCCAAGCTTGGGCAAGAGAGCCACCCAAAAGATATGGAAGGGAAGGAAGTACACATGGAACACCACCAAGAGGACAACAGCAAGTCTTAGAGCCTTTTTTTTGCAGCAAGCTTGTGTGGGGCCAGTGGCCAAGGTGCAAATGATGAGTACACAGGACAGAGCCACTGTCAGCAAGGGCAGGAAGAAGGCCAGGCTGGTCAGCAGCCACTTGATTGTGCCCAGGTTTGCAGAGCTGGTCAGGTTGAGGCATGAAGACCTTAAGTTTCGTGTCCCTTTGGAAGAGATCAAGAAGTTGACAGGGCTGACAGCTCCCAGTGCCATTAACCAAGCCATTGCTGTCCACCACTTCCTCTGGATGTGAAAGAACTTCATTGTGTCAAACATCACTATGAAGGCACTGAAGCAGGTGAGGAAGAAGATGCTGCTGCACAATTTAAGGGGAAGATGAAGCAGGTGAACTTGCACATGAATTCACCAAAAATTGAGTGTTCCCCAGTAGCACAGTAGTGCGTCAGGAAGGGAAGGGCAGTGAGGTAGAGCAGATCTGTGAGGGCCAGGTTCAGCCTGATTATGGTGCTGATCTTTCAAGTCTCATCTTGAAGATATAAACACAAACAACAATGAAACTTCCCGGGAAGCCCAGCAGGAAGACCATGTTATACATAATGTGGAGGTACAAACTCTTCAGACCAACTTCCACACAGTGCATTTGGGAAAGTCAACTTCAGTGTCTTGCTGGGTGATGGAGTTGGCTAAGTTGTCATTTGTTGTGTTCATTTTTTCTCCTTAGCTATTAAAGAAGAGAGAAATGTTTGGTGTTCACTGACAGATAAGACTCCTCACTTCTCATTAAAAACAACTTATAATCAGGTCTTTCCTTTCAGCTGCTCATCAGTGCTCCCATTAAAGTGACTTTTCTGAATAAGGAAAGACCTTGCTGTGTTGATAAGAATTGATCTTGACCTAGAAGACTTTTATCATATCTAGATACaccaaatttttattttaaaatgcatatttCAGGAAAGGGCCAACACAGGCACAATGAAGCCAGACGCAACGAAGGGATTCCACAGTGTTTGAGGCATGTGCCCTCGTATACAATGTTCACTTTCTGCTCTCATCAGGGGTCAAATGGAGAGGAGGGACAGATTAGTTGTATTGTGTTACTGACCAGAAGTACAGAGGGTAATTTCCAGAACATAACTGTTACATAAAAGGCATTTGCAGCCTTGTTggttaagtaaaaaaaaaaacacccatgaAAACAAAATGTGGATGTTGAAGTGTTTTCACATTCTTTTCGCTAGTTGAGTTGGTtgatatttttatgtttttcttctTGCTTCTTGGAAACCTGTGATAGAggaatatttcattattttaattcaTTAACAAGATTGATGTTGCCAACAAATAAGTTATTTTTAGGCTTGTCGTTAGCTGCTACGTAAATTTTCATCCCTGTAAAAATTTTAAATGGTGTTTTGCTTTGACATTAGTCTTAGATGAAAATTTCCTGAAACATCAAAATAAATTCATCCAGTTTTGTAAAGCAGCCAATTGCAAGATGCAATATGGGACATGAGCAGGATTTGAGGAACATAAAGCCAGCATGGTATACAGTCTCTACAGCAGAAAATAGACAGTCACTGATGCACATAGCAAATAAGTGTTAACATGACATTCAGTAAATACATTTTCTGTGAAGAAGTACCCTCTTCTAAAATGGAGCAAATGTTCTGCTGGAAGAAAATGAATACATCTAGCATAAATTTTTTTCAGAGGAATGCAGCTTCTTATAGGATGATGCCTGTCCTCAAATTACTGTGGCCTGGATTAGTTAAAATGGATCCTACTGAATCACTGCTTCTGTTTATTGTTTCACTCTGAATTTTCTTGCTGTAGCTTCTACCCTCACTTGTGAGATCACACAGAAAAAGGTTGCAGGATTTGGATTCAAATTTGTATAGAACATTTGATTCAAACATATTTAAGATGCATTGAAAACTGAAGCTGGAGATGGAAAAGATGTATGCCAAACACTGGCAATGGTTTTTAAAGAGCAAAACAGTTTTAAACCTCTTGTCATGGCTGGGGATGGTGCAGGAGTAGTTTGGATAAATCCAGTGGTTCTATTTCCCAGTTGTGCAGCAATGCCATCATTCCCAAACCAAACTGAAGCCTCTGCTGTGGCTAATGGTTAACCAGGCTGGCAGCTACACCCTGCctaagctgtgctgtgctctctcACGCTGGgagcaccagggctgtgcccatcccgCTGTTCCCAGCACACAGCTAGGGAGCCAGCCAGAGGGCACggctgggagctgctccccaCACCACTTCCTTTGTGGTTTTGGGAGAATTTCATTCTGTCAGCAGCTTGCTCACCCCCAACCAGCGTGCTGTTGTAGCAAACCATAGAGGCCAGAGGGCAAATGCCTGTGATGACCAAAAAGCACATCAGTGGCACTCAACCAGGTAGTCCCTACTGGTGGCCACTTGCCCTCAGGGGCTTTTGGAGCCTTCACTATCCATGTGCTCTATGTTGTGGCTGGATGCAGGTCAAGGAACTCTCCCAGAGGCCAGACCACACCCCAAGCCCCGCACTAGATATGGAAACATAAAATGGACACAAGCATTGCAAGGAAGGCACATGGATGTGGGGTGTCAGTTCTGCACTGCCCTAAGGTTACAGCAGGAACCAAAGGAAGAAGATAGTGAGTCTTTGCTGTTGGCCTTGTTATTTTGCTGTCTGAATTACAAATAGAATTTAGACAAAACTTAAATCTAATTAAGGAACAGTTTGTACTGTGGCAGATTTTATCACACTAAGTAATTGGCCATAATGGCACttctgcagcccaggctgagggCAAATGATATATGCTGTAGACACATAATGAACTTTAAATAAATTATCTAAAAGCAGAACTCGTACTAGAAGGGAACTAGATTATTGAAATAGAAACCCTCTTTCAGTCTTAATGGTGGAGTCACTGCTTTATTACATGGTATTTTTTACTGTAACCAATTGATTGGAGTCACTTTAAAAAATGTTGTGATTGCATGTCTTTAATTGCAGTCACGTATAAGAGAAACTTGTCTGCTTCTGCACTGCTATAATTTAATTACAgcctgctggaaataaaagccaaATGGCTGCAGCCATGGCAAAGTAACCTAGTGCCTGTAATTGGACTATATTTCATACAGATATGTTGCTGAATAAATTAAATAGAATTTGGCTCGTAGTGTTCAACTCTTCAACTGACTCAGATTTAAAAGACACAAATTATATACTTTGGGATTGAGATGTGAGCCCTCCTTATCGTTTATAATTCAGGAGATATTTTCATGCAGAAAGACCACTGAAGCGTTGAGTGCGTCTCAGGTAAGTTTAATTTGTTCCATACTTCCATCATCTTGTAACCCTTTACTCATCTCTCTCCAGTTTGCCCTGCCTCCAAGTTCCTACCTCTAAATCAAAATATGCATTTTACTTATAAACCCTTAGTGTTGTCTTTTCTTCACAGTTGGTTTTTTAAGTACCTTACTCCAGCTGGCagagttttcttttaaattccaCAGGTTTGTGCAGTGAGACTGGTTGAGAAAGCCCTCCTGGGCTATCAGGCAAGCTGTGGGAATGTTCTGACTCTGTTCCCAGGTTTCTGCCAGGTGAGGACAGCATGGGCTCCATGGTGCTaagtgagagcagctctgccccctCTCACCTACCTACAGACTAGCAGCCAtgtccccagcagcagagctgtcctggtgtcacctgtcctccCATCTGACCTCCAACACCTGCTTGGGATGTAGGGACCTACCCACTCTCAGAATGGACTGGGACTGCCTGTATCCTGTCCAGTTGGGCTGGAGTGGTTTGCCAGGGCTGATTCCAGCCTCAGTGTGGAAGGCAGACCAGCCGCACTCAGGCAGTGAGAGGCAGCACCAGCTCAGTGCCTGTCTCAAGGAATACCCATCCTTCAAGTCCCAGAGCACAGGAGAGGTGGGAGATGGGAGGAAGGATGCAGAAAGAGCAGGGTTTCGAACTGGCACGAACTTCTCTGCAGAGAGCTTGGTGCATGCTGAGAGCTCAGACCAAACCCTTGCCTCTCAAGGAGAGCAGAGCTCTCCAAACTGGGAACCTGTTGTCCCTCTGCATGGGTGGATCTGACACTGAGAAGAGCAAGGACTGTGAAACCAGGGCTCAAATGGGTCTTGTGCCTGGGAGAGATATTTAAGGCCGTGTGATTGTGAGGGCAACCTAGATGGATGTAGGTTTTGATGGAGGAAAGGATTGTATGAATGAGAAATAACTACCCTGACCATGTTACACAACGCATTCATTTTCTGCTGACTTGTCCAGAGGCCAGAGGAAAGGTTTTGAAGAGAGATCTGGAGAGGTGAATTGATGGGCTGAAGTCAAATTTAGAAGGTTCAGTGAGGCCAAGTTCCAGGTCTTGCACTTGGGCCACAACAATCCCACATAGCACTCCAGGCATGGAGAAGAGTGGCTGGGAAACTGGCTGGCAGAAAAGGATCTGGGGGTACTGGTCAAGAGCCAGCTGACCATGATCCAGAATGTGCCATTGGCCAAGAAGGCAAATGTCATTCTGGCCTgcatcagcaatagtgtggccagcaggacagagcagtgattgtccctctgtactcacccctgccaaggccacacctcaagtgctgccttcagctctgggcccctcactgcaaggaAGACACTGAggagctggagtgtgtccagagaaggaacGTGAATCTTACTCAGAGGAGTCTAGATACTAAGTGATGTGAGGAGTAACTGAAGAAGCTAGgggtgtttagtctggagaaaaggaggctcagggggggaCTTTATCACTTTCTAAAACttgtgctctgcagctgcctgtaGCAAGGTGGGGGTTGGCCCCTTCTCCCAGGCACCCAGTGGtcagacaagaggaaatggcttcaagctgTGCAGGGGGGTTCAGGTTGgaaatcaggaagaatttcttcgcTGAAGGGGCGATTAGATGCTGAAATGGGCTGCCCAAGGAGGTAcaggagtcatcatccctggaaatgttcaagaaaCAACTAGACTTGGCACTCAGTGTTAAGTTAGTCACCATGGTGGTGCTTAATCAaaggctggactcagtgatcttggaggtcttttcaatcttaactattccatgattatatgAATGAAGAAGTCTATGT
This genomic window contains:
- the LOC134415015 gene encoding LOW QUALITY PROTEIN: 2-oxoglutarate receptor 1-like (The sequence of the model RefSeq protein was modified relative to this genomic sequence to represent the inferred CDS: inserted 2 bases in 2 codons); translation: MVFLLGFPGSFIVVCVYIFKMRLXKISTIIRLNLALTDLLYLTALPFLTHYCATGEHSIFGEFMCKFTCFIFPLNCXSSIFFLTCFSAFIVMFDTMKFFHIQRKWWTAMAWLMALGAVSPVNFLISSKGTRNLRSSCLNLTSSANLGTIKWLLTSLAFFLPLLTVALSCVLIICTLATGPTQACCKKKALRLAVVLLVVFHVYFLPFHIFWVALLPKLGRKTFPTILELLCVSQPPAALSTCGNILLYIVVGDNFQQAMLSPSRSKWSKYIQEQKLYEQVSLKLWSPLK